CCCCGCTGGCGCCGGCAACGCAGCCCACGGGGATTCTTGGACAGGCTCCTAGTGCTGCCCATGCCGCCTCGTGGCTCCTGACATCCTTCCCCGCCTCGGCCGTCTACCCCGAAGAAGGCTACCGCCGCCGAACGTCGGATCCGCCCTCGCATCCTCCGCTGGGCAGGCCCCTCACAGGAGCCCCCGCGCCTCGCACACGGCGCGGACGAGCAGCGGCCAGGCAATCGTGGCGTCGCAGTAGACCTCGGCGTAGCGGCCCCCCTCGTCGGGGCTCACAAACTTGCCCCACGAAACGCCCTCCGAGTACGTGCAGCCGCTCAGCCCGCCCCAGTGCACCGGCTCGGGGCACACACGCACGCCATACTGGAACCGCGGCACGGCCAGAGTCGTGCCGACGCGCATGTTGATGATCTCGACGAAGGGCGCCACCTGCTGCGCCCAGTTGCGCGGCACGCCGCCGCCCACGGTGAATATGCCCAGCCGTTTCGCCCGCAGGGCACGCTTCGCGTAGTCGTGGAGGTCCAGATAGGGATTGAAGTTCGGCACGCGGCCGAAGAACGCGTCGGGATCGTCGCGAGCCAGAAGCGGCCCGCCTACAGCCTTGCCCAGGATGTGGGTGGCCAGGTCGAGGCCCAGCTCGGAATCGGTGAACGCCGGCACGTAGACGGGCACCCCCTTCGCATACGCGCAGCCCAGGATGCTCGGCATCTGGCCGTGCTCGAACAGGTGACGGCCCACCTCGCGCGTCACCTCGCTCGAACAGGTCGGGCGGCTCCAGTCGAACTTCCCCAGCACCGCGCTCATCACCCGCTCGGCCTGGCAGAGGTTCTCCTCCATCTCCAAAGTGTCGTACACGCGGTTGTAGCCCTTCTCGTACAGTTCCTTGTCGGTCATCGCGGGGTTGTGTTTGTAGTGGGTGAGGCCAATAGCCTCGGTGAGGCCATGGGCCATGAGGGCGCCGGTGGAGATGACGATGTGGGCGAGGCCCGCGTTGATCATCTCGCAGACGACCTTGCCCATCTTCGCCACCGTCATCGCCCCCGAGATGGTGAGCACGATGGTACAGTCGGGGTCTTCGCTCATCGCCTTCAGCACGTGGAAGGCTTCGCCCAGGTTACGGCCGCCGAAAGCCGTCTTCGACATCGCCTCCAGCATCTCAACAAACGTGCGGGTCGAACGAACGTCCAGCGGCTCCAGCGGTTCCAACCCATCCGACCGCCCATCGTGCAGCTTCTCGCGCTCCATGCGTTCCTCGCTTTCGGGTGTGGGGGGCTTCCGACGCGTGGACGCTTGAAGGGTAGCGCGTCGCCCTGTGCCCTGTCAACCGGGTCTTCGCGCTTGACAAGGCGGACGGATTGCGCGTTTCTTATTGACACCCCATCAGGAGGCCCACCATGAGACGTGTCCTGTGCATTCTGGCCACTCTGACCATCGCCGCGGCAGCCGAGACGCCTAACGCGTGGATGAAGCTGCCCGCCGCCGCCTCGGACTGTCGTCCCGGCTCGGTGCTGCTGGCCGCGCCCGACCTCAAGCAAATGCTCCTAGTGGTGGCCGGCGAGAAAGACGCGCCCCAGGTGCGGGCCTTCGACCCCGCCGCAGGCACGTGGAGCGACCTCGCCCCCGCACCGAAGCAGAAGGGCGGCTTCTTTCCCTACTACCAGGCCGCCTACGACCCGGGCACGAAGTCCATCTACTGCCTTTCGGGCGGCCCGGTTCTCCACGCGTTCCGCGTGGAAGAGAAGACTTGGACAGCGCACCCGCCCGCGCCGGAGCTTGAGGGCCTGAGCTGGCACGCCCTGGCCTGCGACCCCGCGGGCAAGCGGCTTGTCGTGGTAGGCTCCGACAAGAAGGCCGACAACCTCGGCTGGCTCCGCACCGTGGTCTACGACATCCCGGCGGGGAGATGGACGAAGATGGACGTGATGGACGAGCAGGTGGAGCGGGAGCACCGCGAGCTGGTCGCGGCGAAGGAGGCCGTGATTGACCTCCGCGGCCGCATTCGACTCGCGTGGTTCCGCGACCCGAAGGGCGTGGGCACCGAGGCCGAGCTGAAGGCCCTCGCCGAGCGCTGCGACGCGCTGAAGAAGATGCCACAGATGGCCGCCTTCGCCGCCGAGGTGGACGGCGTCGCCGCTCACCTCGGCCAGCAGAAGACGCTCGACGCCCTCACGGCTGCCCGCGCGCTTCAGAGCAAGCTCGAAGCGGCCGCTGAAGCCCAGTACCCTATCCCCTGCTCCCGCCGCAACTCGCCTCTCGTCTACGACCCGACGAGCCGCCTCCTCGTGCTTTTCGGCGGCGACCACGAGGACTACCTGATGAACGACACGTGGCTCCTCGACCTCGAGAAGAAGGCGTGGCGGCGGGCGAAGCCCGACAAGGCGCCCAGCCCCCGAGCCGGCCATGCCCTCGTCGCGCTGCCCAAGTGCGGCAAGATCGCGCTCTACGAAGGCTACATCCAGTCGTCGAGCACCGACTACGGCGCCGCTCCCTATGCCCCACTCGCGCCGCGTCAGCTCTGGCTCTTCGACCCCAAGGCCGAGCGGTGGGATCTCGCCGCCTCCTGGCCTCTCCCCGCGAAGGACGACGCGGCCACCCCCGCCCCCCTCGGCATCTTCGACGGCTACTCCAGCGACCGCTTCTGCCCGCCCGCCCTGGCGGCTGATGCCAACGACCGCCTAATCCTCGCCGCCCACGCCATCACCCTGTGGTTCTGGCGCTGGAAGCGCCCCGCCGAGACCTGGGCCCTCGCCGTTGATCCCACCCGCCTCGACGCCGAGGGCCGCGAGAAGCTGGGCACGCAGCCCGACCAGCGGCTCTATCGCACCGGCCCCTTCGTCGCATCGTTCTGCGAGGTGCCGGATGAGCCGAAGCCCCCCGCCCTCGACCAGCTCCCCGACAACCAGTGGGTCCGCCTGCCCGACCCGCCCCGCAACCCCTGCCACGGCTGCCGCCAGCGCGACTGGGGCACTTGCGTGTGGGACTCCGATCGCGACCAGATTCTGATGTGGGGCGGGGGCCACTGCGTGCGGTCGTCCAGCGTGGTCGCCCACTGGTCGCCCGCCTCGGGCCGCATCGTGGAGGGCTACGACGCCGATGAGCCCTACGGCGGCAACGGCGGCGGGGGCTTCGACTCCTCGCTCCTCAACCGCCCCTGGGTCTCCGCCCACAACTACAACCACTACGCCTACGACCCCAAGTGCAAGCTCCTCGTCTCGGGCCGCGGCTACCTCTACGACCCCGAGCGGATGGACTGGCTGCGCATCGAGCCCTATGCGCTGCCCTTCGCCTTTTCCTGGGGCAGCACCGTGGTCGAGACCTCGCCCCACGGCGCCGTCGCCTGGGCGAGGAAACGCAACAGCGACGACGCCGGTCTCTGGCTCTTCGACCGCGAAAAGGGCTGGACCGATCTCGCGCCGAAGGGCAAGCTGTTCGCGCCTTATTGCGACGCCCACGGCATGGTCTACGACTCCAAGCGAGACCGCATGATCCTCAGCGGGGTCGGTGGCGGCTATGCCAAGCTCAGCAGCGGCGATCTCCTGGCGTTCGACTTCAAGACGAAGGAACTGACCTCGATCACGCCCGGGAACAGCGAGTTCTCCAAGACGAACAACGCCCGCGAGCTGGCCTATATCGAGCACGCCGACTGGGTGCTCATCGGCGAACTCTATCCTCGCGGCGAGAAGGTCAAGGGCACCCGCTACACCCGCGTCTACGATTGCGCGAGAAACCGCATGTTCCTGCTCGACGCAGGCCCCGTGCCCGACGGTTACGCGGTTGGCTGGATGTATGATGCGGCGCGCAAGCTGGCTTATGCCTTCACCTACCGCGGCGAGGCTTGGGCCATGAAGGTCAATCCCGCCACGGCCCGGCTGCTCGAGAGGGCCGAGCCATGAGAGACCAGCTCCTGAGCAGCGGTCAACGATGGCGGGCGGGCGGCCGGAGGAGGGCAGGGGAGCGCTTGACGACCGAACGCAGCAGCCCAAGCATCTCCTCGGGGAATCGGGAGCCCAGCTCGGACTTGTCGGTGCCCTTCTCGCGCAGGGGGCTGTTCTTGGGGAGGCGGTAGTCGGGGCCGCTGGGGTCCTCGAATGGCGCACCGCGGTGGCCGATGACCTCCTCGGCCTTGACGAGGTCCTTGGGGAGAGCGCGGGGCTGGGCATAGAGGCACACGTTGGTGAGTGCGGCAACGATCTCCTTCTTCTGATCCTTCGCCTTCTGCTTGTTCTTGGGTTCAGTAACGGTGAAGGCGCCGAGGATACTGTCGGTGATGGTGATGTTGCGCGCGTCCTCGTAGACACTGATGGGGCCGACAACGGTGGCGTGGTTGAGCTTGACGTCGCCCTCGAAGACGCAGGAGCCGATGATGAGGCAGTCGGTGAGGGTGACCCTGCTGAGGGTGAGCTCGTTGCCGACGAGGATTGACGCGGTGTGCTCGCCGCCGGAGACTTCCGCCTTGTCGCCGAGCAACAGCAGGCTGTGGTGAGTGGGGGTGTCAACGAGCTTCTCGAGCCGGAAGATGCAGCCGACGAGGGTGACTCTGGCGACGGCGTGCTTCGAGAGGGCGGAGACCACGTTGGTGACGGCCACACAGTTCTGGAGGGTCGCGGAGCAGTTGATGCCGATGTCCACCGCGGCCTTTGTGTTGGAGAACTCCAGATTCTCGATCCAGACGTCCTTGTCGTCCTTGTCGAAGACGAGGATGGTGTCGCGCTTGACGCCACCGTCGAGGCGTGGGGGCCGTTCGCCAAGGCCGCGGAGGATGAGGCCCTCGCCGATGCGGTTGGGGATGGCAATGCTGCCGTGGGAGTAGACGCCGCCATCAATCTCGATGGTGGAGCGGGGCGCTTCGAGCGCCGCCACGGCTTTCTCGACGGAGGCATGCGCGCCCTTAGCCGTGGCGGAGACCTTGAGGACCGGCCCGCGGGCGTCCACCGCTTTCTGCATCGTCTCCACCGAGGGGTTCAACTGCCGGTTGGTGAGAAGGGGGCTGTTGGGCGAGGCGTCGCGGAGGGCGGCGAGTTGCTTCTTGCACTCCTCGAACAAGCGGGCGTTGAAGGCGGCCATGGCCTTGTCGTAGCACTCCTTGGCCTTCTGCTCGTCGCCCGGCTTGTCGGGCTGCTTGGGGGCCGGCTGCTTGGGTTCGGGCTGTTTCGGCTCGGGTTGCTTGGGGGCGGGCTCCGGTGTGGGCTCGGGGACGCCGGGAGGGACGAACGGCTTGAAGGCTGAGGCGACGTCGCAGACCTTTTCGTTCTCCGCGTAGAAGGCGGTGTCGGCGAACTTCTCCTTGTAGTCGGCGAGGGCGGCTTCAGCCTCCTTGAGCTTGCCATCGAGGAAGAGCTTGAGGGTGCCGGCGAAGGTGCGGGCGGCCAGGGCTTCCTTGGCGGCCTTGCCCACGCCCTGGGCAGGGTCGGTGAGGGCGTCGGTCTTGGTGCCGAGCTCGTCGGCGCGGCCGAAGGCCACAGCCGCCTTCTGCTCGTTGCCGAGGAGGCGGAACCACAGGCCCAGGGCCAACTGGTGAGCGGGGTCGCCCGCCTTCGCGACGAGCTTGGCGAGGCGCTCCACAGTGACTTCGCCGAGCTTGGACCAAGGAATCTTCTCGCCTTCGCGCGCGCCCCCGCCGGTGACCACGGAGGTGATGCCTTCCTTATCGGCGCCGGTGAGTTCGCCGTTGAGGCCGGAGATCTTGAGCGCGCCCTTGGTGAGGCGCGGCTCAGCCTTGCGGATGTGGTCGGCGATGAGGTCGCGTAAGGCGGCGAGGGCCTCGATGGCGGCCTTGCGCTGCTCGATCTGTGCGGCGAGGGCCGGGTCTTCGGCCTTGAGTTTGCCGAGGCTCTCGAGTGCGGCGTCGAGCCGCCAGTCCTCGAGCAGGGCTTGCGCGGCCTCGAGGCCCTTGGCGAGGTCGCCTTGCTGCGCCGCGCGGCGGTCGGCGGCTTCCGCGGCCTTGCGGGCTGCTTCGGCGCCCTGGGTGAGGGCTGCCAGGGCCTCCTTGTGTGCGTCAATCGCCTCGATCGCCACCCTGGCCTGTCCGACCTCATTGTCGGTGCCGAAGGTGTCGGCGACGGTCTGGAGGGCGGCTCTGGCTTCGTCGAGCTTGCCGGCGGCGGCCAGCTCGCGCACGGTCTTGGCCACGGCCTGGAAGGCTTTCGCGGCTTGTTCGAGGATCGGGGCCTTTGCGGCATCCACGGCCTTCTGGAGCGCCTCGTCGGCGTTATCCTTGGTCAGTCCGTCGAGGGCGGCCAGGGCCTTGCCGAACTGGTTCTGGGCGGCGAGCGCCTGGGCGGCGCGGGTGACTTCTGCCAGGCCGCCAGCGGGAGGGCCATCCTCCTTTCGGGGCTCTTCCTTCTTCGGCTCCTCTTTCGGCTCGACAGGTTCCTCTTTCGCCTTGGGTTCCTCGGCCTTGGGCTCGGCAGCAGGTTCCTTCTGCTTAGGTTCTTCCACCGTCGGCCTGGGCGGCTCAGGCTCAGGCGGCGTGGGCTTGGGGACGACGGCCGGCGTGGGCTTGGAGGCCGGGGCTTTGGCCGGCAGAGTCTTGGGGGCCGGTTGCGTCTTCGCGGGTTCGGCCGGGGCGCTGGCGGATGCCTGCGGCCTGGACCCAAAGAGCTTCGGGAGCAGGAATACGAAGAGGCCGAGAACGGCCATGGCCGCGACGGCGCCGCCGACGGCCAGCGGCAGCCAGTTTCTGCGGCGCCGCACCACGCCGGTCGGCGCGTCGGTGGCCACGCTCGGCACGCGAATGTCGGTGCCGCTGAGGAGCGCTTGCAGCCTCTCGAGCAGCTCGGCATAGGTCTGGAAGCGGTCGGCGGGGTCCTTGGCGCACATCTTCGCGAGCAGGCCATCGAGGCCCTTGGGGATCTCGGGCACGAGCGCGTGGGCCGACGGGAAGGGCATGTCGGCGTGCTGGATGATCATCTCCGGCACGCTGGGGCCTGGGAACGGCGGCCGTCCGGTGAGGAGGTGGAAGAGAACGGCGCCCAGGGCATAGATGTCGGACCGGCAGTCGGCCAGCCGGGGGTTCTTCGAGAATTCGGGAGCCATGTAGAGCGGGCCGCCGTGGGCGCCGCGCACGATGCCCACGCTGGTGCCCTCGAAGCTCTTCGCGAGGCCCAGATCGGCCACCTTCACGTCGCCCTGCTCGGTCAGCAGGATGTTCGAGGGCTTGAGGTTGCGGTGGACGAGCAGGTGCTCATAGGCGAAGTCGAGCGCGGCCGCCGTCTGCGCGATGATGGGCACGGCCTCGGACACCGGCAGGCGCTTCTTGCGGGCCAGGAGGTCGGCCAGGCTCTCGCCGTCCACGTACTCCATCGAGAAGAAGTGGTGGTTCTTGTCTTCATCAATATCGAAAATCTGCACGATGTTCGGGTGGTTGAGCTTGGCGACCGCTTGTGCCTCGCGCTTGAACCCGGCGAAGAAGATGGCGTTCTTGGCCACGGTCTCAGGCAGCACTTTGAGGGCCACGCGGCGCTTGAGGCCCTCCTGGATCGCCTCGAAGACCGTGCCCATGCTGCCCTGTCCGATCCGGCGCACGAGGGTGTAGCCGGCGAGCGTCTCGCCGAGGGCCGGCTCGCCGGCGACCGGCTCCTGGGACGAAATCTGCATCGGGCGGACCGCGGGCCCGGTCGCCGACGCCGCGGGGGTTTCGGCCGATGCTCTGGGAGGGATCTGCATCGGACGCACGGGCGCCGGGCTCTCAGGCGGGGCGGAAGGCTCGGGGGCCGCCGGGGAGGGCGCCTGGGGCTCCTCGCGCGTCGCTTCGGTCGTCGTCGTGGCATCTACGGCCACGGCAATGTTCCCGCCGCCAGGCGGCGAGCCGAGCACGCTCTTGCAGGTGGGACAGCGGAAGCGCTCGGCGCCCTCGGGCGCGGCGAGCTTGCCCATGCAGTTGGGACAGGTGAGGATGCGTTTGGCCACGGGGCGCTCCTCGTCGGGTCGGGGCCGCATCAGTCTGCGTCAATTATAGCGCCCCGTCGCCCGACTTTGCAACACCCCGGCTTTCTTGACAGTCGGGTCACAAGGCACTACCATCATCTGCGGTCACGACCCGGTCCTGCCCGCCCAACCCCAGGAGCGCAGACAACCATGGACGAGTTACGCTTCCGCCAGGTGCACCTGGACTTTCACACTTCGGAGCACATTCCCGGCGTAGGCTCGCGTTTTGACCCCGAGCAGTTTGTGGCGATGCTCAAGCGTGGGCGGGTGAACTCGATCAACTGCTTCTCGAAGTGCCATCACGGCTGGTCGTATCACCCGACGCGCGTGGGCGAGATGCACCCGAGCCTGCGGTTCGACCTGCTGGGCGCGATGATTGAGGCGTGCCACGCCAACGATATCAAGATCCCCGTCTACCTGAGCGTGGGGCTGGACGAGCGGAACGCCCGCCTGCATCCCGAATGGAT
This DNA window, taken from Planctomycetota bacterium, encodes the following:
- a CDS encoding kelch repeat-containing protein gives rise to the protein MRRVLCILATLTIAAAAETPNAWMKLPAAASDCRPGSVLLAAPDLKQMLLVVAGEKDAPQVRAFDPAAGTWSDLAPAPKQKGGFFPYYQAAYDPGTKSIYCLSGGPVLHAFRVEEKTWTAHPPAPELEGLSWHALACDPAGKRLVVVGSDKKADNLGWLRTVVYDIPAGRWTKMDVMDEQVEREHRELVAAKEAVIDLRGRIRLAWFRDPKGVGTEAELKALAERCDALKKMPQMAAFAAEVDGVAAHLGQQKTLDALTAARALQSKLEAAAEAQYPIPCSRRNSPLVYDPTSRLLVLFGGDHEDYLMNDTWLLDLEKKAWRRAKPDKAPSPRAGHALVALPKCGKIALYEGYIQSSSTDYGAAPYAPLAPRQLWLFDPKAERWDLAASWPLPAKDDAATPAPLGIFDGYSSDRFCPPALAADANDRLILAAHAITLWFWRWKRPAETWALAVDPTRLDAEGREKLGTQPDQRLYRTGPFVASFCEVPDEPKPPALDQLPDNQWVRLPDPPRNPCHGCRQRDWGTCVWDSDRDQILMWGGGHCVRSSSVVAHWSPASGRIVEGYDADEPYGGNGGGGFDSSLLNRPWVSAHNYNHYAYDPKCKLLVSGRGYLYDPERMDWLRIEPYALPFAFSWGSTVVETSPHGAVAWARKRNSDDAGLWLFDREKGWTDLAPKGKLFAPYCDAHGMVYDSKRDRMILSGVGGGYAKLSSGDLLAFDFKTKELTSITPGNSEFSKTNNARELAYIEHADWVLIGELYPRGEKVKGTRYTRVYDCARNRMFLLDAGPVPDGYAVGWMYDAARKLAYAFTYRGEAWAMKVNPATARLLERAEP
- a CDS encoding deoxyhypusine synthase family protein; translated protein: MEREKLHDGRSDGLEPLEPLDVRSTRTFVEMLEAMSKTAFGGRNLGEAFHVLKAMSEDPDCTIVLTISGAMTVAKMGKVVCEMINAGLAHIVISTGALMAHGLTEAIGLTHYKHNPAMTDKELYEKGYNRVYDTLEMEENLCQAERVMSAVLGKFDWSRPTCSSEVTREVGRHLFEHGQMPSILGCAYAKGVPVYVPAFTDSELGLDLATHILGKAVGGPLLARDDPDAFFGRVPNFNPYLDLHDYAKRALRAKRLGIFTVGGGVPRNWAQQVAPFVEIINMRVGTTLAVPRFQYGVRVCPEPVHWGGLSGCTYSEGVSWGKFVSPDEGGRYAEVYCDATIAWPLLVRAVCEARGLL
- a CDS encoding protein kinase, with protein sequence MAKRILTCPNCMGKLAAPEGAERFRCPTCKSVLGSPPGGGNIAVAVDATTTTEATREEPQAPSPAAPEPSAPPESPAPVRPMQIPPRASAETPAASATGPAVRPMQISSQEPVAGEPALGETLAGYTLVRRIGQGSMGTVFEAIQEGLKRRVALKVLPETVAKNAIFFAGFKREAQAVAKLNHPNIVQIFDIDEDKNHHFFSMEYVDGESLADLLARKKRLPVSEAVPIIAQTAAALDFAYEHLLVHRNLKPSNILLTEQGDVKVADLGLAKSFEGTSVGIVRGAHGGPLYMAPEFSKNPRLADCRSDIYALGAVLFHLLTGRPPFPGPSVPEMIIQHADMPFPSAHALVPEIPKGLDGLLAKMCAKDPADRFQTYAELLERLQALLSGTDIRVPSVATDAPTGVVRRRRNWLPLAVGGAVAAMAVLGLFVFLLPKLFGSRPQASASAPAEPAKTQPAPKTLPAKAPASKPTPAVVPKPTPPEPEPPRPTVEEPKQKEPAAEPKAEEPKAKEEPVEPKEEPKKEEPRKEDGPPAGGLAEVTRAAQALAAQNQFGKALAALDGLTKDNADEALQKAVDAAKAPILEQAAKAFQAVAKTVRELAAAGKLDEARAALQTVADTFGTDNEVGQARVAIEAIDAHKEALAALTQGAEAARKAAEAADRRAAQQGDLAKGLEAAQALLEDWRLDAALESLGKLKAEDPALAAQIEQRKAAIEALAALRDLIADHIRKAEPRLTKGALKISGLNGELTGADKEGITSVVTGGGAREGEKIPWSKLGEVTVERLAKLVAKAGDPAHQLALGLWFRLLGNEQKAAVAFGRADELGTKTDALTDPAQGVGKAAKEALAARTFAGTLKLFLDGKLKEAEAALADYKEKFADTAFYAENEKVCDVASAFKPFVPPGVPEPTPEPAPKQPEPKQPEPKQPAPKQPDKPGDEQKAKECYDKAMAAFNARLFEECKKQLAALRDASPNSPLLTNRQLNPSVETMQKAVDARGPVLKVSATAKGAHASVEKAVAALEAPRSTIEIDGGVYSHGSIAIPNRIGEGLILRGLGERPPRLDGGVKRDTILVFDKDDKDVWIENLEFSNTKAAVDIGINCSATLQNCVAVTNVVSALSKHAVARVTLVGCIFRLEKLVDTPTHHSLLLLGDKAEVSGGEHTASILVGNELTLSRVTLTDCLIIGSCVFEGDVKLNHATVVGPISVYEDARNITITDSILGAFTVTEPKNKQKAKDQKKEIVAALTNVCLYAQPRALPKDLVKAEEVIGHRGAPFEDPSGPDYRLPKNSPLREKGTDKSELGSRFPEEMLGLLRSVVKRSPALLRPPARHR